One candidate division Zixibacteria bacterium HGW-Zixibacteria-1 DNA window includes the following coding sequences:
- a CDS encoding pyridoxal 5'-phosphate synthase lyase subunit PdxS — MNFEDKDYRIRVGLAEMLKGGVIMDVTTAEQAKIAEQAGAVAVMALERVPSDIRADGGVARMADPDIIEAIKKAVSIPVMAKCRIGHFAEAEILQALEVDFIDESEVLTPADNKYHVDKWRFKVPFVCGCRNLGEALRRISEGAAMIRTKGEAGTGDVSEAVKHLREITSAMKRLTIMSAEELNGIAKELAAPLSVVKMVAKLGKLPVPNFAAGGVATPADAALVMKLGAESVFVGSGIFKSANPEKTGRAIVTAVAQYRDPKALAECSRGLGQAMKGISASSIAEEDLLQVR, encoded by the coding sequence ATGAACTTTGAGGATAAAGATTACAGGATCCGCGTCGGTTTGGCCGAAATGCTTAAGGGTGGCGTCATTATGGATGTTACCACCGCCGAGCAGGCCAAAATTGCCGAGCAAGCCGGCGCGGTTGCGGTTATGGCTCTGGAGCGGGTACCTTCGGATATCAGGGCCGACGGCGGCGTGGCCCGCATGGCAGATCCGGATATCATCGAAGCTATAAAAAAGGCGGTGAGCATTCCCGTGATGGCCAAATGCCGGATCGGTCATTTTGCCGAGGCCGAAATATTGCAGGCGCTGGAGGTCGATTTTATCGACGAATCCGAGGTCCTGACACCGGCCGACAATAAGTATCATGTCGATAAGTGGCGTTTTAAGGTCCCCTTTGTCTGTGGTTGTCGCAATCTGGGTGAGGCTCTTAGGAGGATTTCGGAAGGCGCGGCCATGATTCGCACCAAGGGCGAAGCGGGGACCGGGGATGTTTCGGAAGCAGTCAAACATCTGCGCGAAATAACTTCGGCTATGAAGCGTTTGACTATCATGAGTGCCGAAGAACTTAATGGTATCGCCAAGGAACTCGCGGCACCGCTCAGCGTCGTAAAAATGGTAGCCAAACTGGGCAAGCTTCCGGTACCCAATTTCGCGGCCGGCGGGGTGGCGACTCCGGCTGATGCTGCCCTGGTCATGAAACTCGGAGCCGAATCGGTTTTTGTCGGCAGCGGTATTTTTAAGTCGGCTAATCCGGAAAAAACCGGCCGGGCCATTGTCACGGCCGTGGCTCAGTACCGGGATCCCAAGGCTTTGGCTGAATGCAGCCGGGGATTGGGTCAGGCGATGAAAGGAATTTCGGCATCATCGATTGCGGAAGAGGACCTGTTGCAGGTCAGATAA
- a CDS encoding Rrf2 family transcriptional regulator: MQLSRKADYALRAVMHFAGLPKGQLASIGLVAKAQSIPREFLAKILKDLTWAGILVSFQGVTGGYRLARPAKDVSFLDVIEAMDGPITLNLCVESDKCCEHYKNCKMRDFWIKEQDHFKKALSRANFAKYKAILKEKK; the protein is encoded by the coding sequence ATGCAATTATCACGAAAAGCCGACTACGCACTTAGAGCAGTAATGCATTTTGCCGGTTTGCCCAAGGGGCAGTTGGCATCTATCGGGCTGGTGGCTAAAGCACAGTCTATTCCAAGGGAATTTTTGGCCAAGATATTGAAAGACCTGACCTGGGCCGGTATTCTTGTTTCATTTCAGGGAGTAACCGGTGGTTACAGACTTGCCCGGCCCGCCAAGGATGTATCTTTTCTCGATGTCATTGAAGCGATGGATGGTCCCATCACGCTTAATCTCTGTGTCGAGAGCGACAAATGCTGTGAGCATTACAAAAACTGCAAAATGCGTGATTTTTGGATTAAAGAACAGGATCATTTCAAGAAAGCTTTATCACGGGCCAACTTCGCCAAGTATAAAGCGATTTTGAAAGAGAAAAAATAA
- a CDS encoding saccharopine dehydrogenase: MKIAVIGSGLMGRAAAYDLSRADDVEMVGLYDFDLDLAQEIARKYGNDIITAGKIDAGNEDEVTKILMDYDACVSAVTYRYNPGLTRAAIASKTHFFDLGGNNEAVATQFAMDEEAKAADIVVIPDCGLAPGMVSVLAAAGIKEFDKVRSLKIRVGGLPQNPRPPLNYQMVFSSEGLINEYWEPVIVLDNGEKKTVNPMTGLEELEFDGIGKLEAFYTSGGTSTLPDTYKGVVDFLDYKTIRYPGHCLLFKAMLDIGLGSRSEVKVDGMGVEPRKVFKKVLEKNLSFGDPDMVLVRLIFEGDKDGRNMELVYEIVDRQDTRTGLTSMMRTTSFPIAIIAWMACQGRITHRGVVPQEIAVEPQFFMSQLKKRNINIKVTKS, translated from the coding sequence ATGAAAATAGCTGTAATAGGTTCCGGGTTGATGGGACGCGCTGCGGCCTATGATTTGAGCCGCGCTGATGATGTCGAAATGGTTGGACTCTATGATTTTGATCTGGATCTGGCCCAGGAAATAGCCCGCAAATATGGCAATGATATTATAACAGCAGGTAAAATCGACGCCGGAAACGAAGATGAAGTTACCAAAATTCTGATGGATTATGACGCCTGTGTCTCAGCGGTTACTTATCGCTATAATCCGGGATTAACCCGCGCTGCGATCGCATCAAAGACACATTTTTTTGATCTTGGGGGCAACAACGAAGCCGTGGCAACGCAGTTTGCCATGGACGAGGAAGCAAAAGCGGCGGACATCGTCGTTATTCCCGACTGCGGCCTGGCGCCCGGGATGGTATCAGTTTTGGCCGCTGCCGGCATCAAGGAATTTGATAAAGTGCGATCCCTGAAAATAAGGGTTGGGGGATTGCCGCAAAACCCGCGCCCGCCCCTCAATTACCAGATGGTATTCTCATCGGAAGGATTGATAAACGAATACTGGGAACCGGTCATTGTGTTGGATAACGGCGAAAAAAAGACAGTTAATCCGATGACCGGGCTGGAAGAACTGGAATTTGACGGTATTGGCAAACTGGAGGCCTTCTATACTTCCGGGGGAACATCAACCCTGCCGGATACCTACAAGGGAGTCGTTGATTTCCTCGATTACAAAACTATCCGCTATCCGGGCCATTGCCTGCTTTTCAAAGCGATGCTTGATATTGGCCTGGGTTCGAGAAGCGAGGTCAAAGTTGACGGCATGGGCGTTGAGCCGAGAAAGGTATTCAAAAAGGTTCTTGAGAAAAACCTCAGTTTCGGCGATCCCGATATGGTTTTGGTGCGGCTGATTTTTGAAGGGGATAAAGACGGCCGGAATATGGAACTTGTATATGAAATCGTCGATCGGCAGGACACCCGGACGGGGCTGACCTCGATGATGAGGACGACCTCATTCCCGATAGCCATAATTGCCTGGATGGCCTGCCAGGGGCGAATTACCCATCGGGGGGTGGTCCCGCAGGAAATTGCGGTGGAACCTCAATTTTTCATGAGCCAACTGAAAAAAAGAAACATAAATATTAAGGTAACTAAAAGCTAA